The following are from one region of the Georgenia sp. M64 genome:
- a CDS encoding aminoglycoside phosphotransferase, translating into MSILDAELLGALGPWLAGRRWYTGKGREPRLTAVSGLRLDEASETWLVRDDAGPEPVLYQVPLTRHPGPVAGLEGALVATGPAGWVYDGCQDPDGAAALLRAITEERRLDPVDGRGTGTGHRAGAAPVPTGSRVLSGEQSNTSVIYDVADGEPVILKVFRVLHPGYNPDVEVQQALASAGSTRVPRPVGDLVGRWPGRDAGPPDAVTGAGETLVEGHLALAQEFLPGVEDAWRVALRAATAGEDFTDRARALGEATAEVHAVLARVLPTRAADDAARAATLRGWQGRQGDAVAHVPALADRADEIDAVLRAGAGAPWPRLQRVHGDFHLGQVLDVPGRGWVLLDFEGEPLRPLAGRTEPDLPQRDVAGMLRSFDYAAASAAGAPAGWATAAREAFLDGYAVASGGDPRADAELLRALELDKALYEAVYEARNRPDWLPIPLAGIERILTGAAGT; encoded by the coding sequence ATGAGCATCCTCGACGCCGAGCTCCTCGGCGCCCTCGGCCCGTGGCTCGCCGGGCGGCGGTGGTACACCGGCAAGGGCCGCGAGCCCCGCCTGACAGCGGTCTCCGGCCTGCGCCTGGACGAGGCGTCGGAGACGTGGCTGGTGCGCGACGACGCCGGCCCCGAGCCGGTGCTCTACCAGGTCCCGCTCACGCGCCACCCGGGCCCGGTCGCCGGGCTCGAGGGCGCGCTCGTGGCCACCGGGCCCGCCGGCTGGGTCTACGACGGCTGCCAGGACCCCGACGGCGCCGCCGCCCTCCTCCGGGCCATCACCGAGGAACGTCGGCTCGACCCGGTCGACGGCCGCGGGACGGGCACCGGGCACCGCGCGGGAGCGGCCCCCGTGCCCACGGGCTCGCGGGTGCTCAGCGGCGAGCAGTCCAACACCTCGGTCATCTACGACGTCGCCGACGGCGAGCCCGTCATCCTCAAGGTCTTCCGAGTCCTGCACCCCGGGTACAACCCCGACGTCGAGGTCCAGCAGGCGCTCGCCTCGGCCGGGTCCACCCGCGTCCCCCGCCCGGTGGGCGACCTCGTCGGTCGCTGGCCGGGCCGCGACGCCGGTCCGCCCGACGCGGTGACCGGCGCCGGCGAGACCCTGGTCGAGGGCCACCTGGCCCTGGCCCAGGAGTTCCTGCCCGGGGTCGAGGACGCCTGGCGCGTCGCGCTGCGCGCGGCGACCGCGGGCGAGGACTTCACCGACCGGGCCCGCGCCCTCGGCGAGGCCACCGCCGAGGTCCACGCGGTCCTCGCCCGGGTGCTGCCCACCCGCGCGGCCGACGACGCCGCCCGCGCGGCCACGCTGCGCGGCTGGCAGGGTCGCCAGGGCGACGCCGTCGCCCACGTCCCGGCGCTCGCGGACCGGGCCGACGAGATCGACGCCGTGCTGCGCGCCGGGGCGGGCGCGCCGTGGCCGCGGCTGCAGCGGGTGCACGGCGACTTCCACCTCGGGCAGGTCCTCGACGTCCCCGGCCGGGGCTGGGTCCTCCTGGACTTCGAGGGCGAGCCCCTGCGTCCCCTCGCCGGGCGCACCGAGCCGGACCTCCCCCAGCGCGACGTCGCCGGGATGCTGCGGTCGTTCGACTACGCCGCGGCCTCCGCCGCGGGCGCCCCGGCCGGCTGGGCCACCGCCGCGCGGGAGGCGTTCCTCGACGGCTACGCCGTGGCGTCGGGCGGTGACCCCCGGGCCGACGCCGAGCTGCTGCGCGCCCTGGAGCTGGACAAGGCGCTGTACGAGGCGGTCTACGAGGCGCGCAACCGGCCCGACTGGCTGCCCATCCCGTTGGCGGGGATCGAGCGGATCCTCACCGGCGCCGCCGGCACGTGA